The following is a genomic window from Trueperaceae bacterium.
GGCGCTGGTCTGCGCCGAGCTCGGCATCGACGCGGCCGACGTGGCCGCCTTCGGCGACCAGCACAACGACAGCGGCATGCTCGCCTGGGCAGGCCTGGGCGTGGCCATGGGCAACGCGGAGCCGGAGGCCCTGGCCGCGGCCGACCTGGTCACGGCCGACGCCGCCGCCGACGGCGTGGCCCTGGTGCTCGAGAGCTGGCTTCGCGCCGCGAGAGCCGCCACCGGGGTGGTCGCCTGAACGCCGACCGACCACCGCCGGCGCCGGGCGCGCGAGTGTTGGCGCTCGACGTGGGGGACGCCCGCATCGGGTTGGCTAGCGGTGTGGTCGGCTCGCTGCTCGCGTTCGGGCGGGGCGCGCTCGTGAGGCGCGGGACGCGGAGCGACGTGCCGGCCGTGATGGCGCTGCTCGCCGAAGAAGGCGCCGAGGTCGTCGTGGTGGGCCTGCCGCTGAGGCTGAGCGGCGAGGAGTCGGCGCAGACGGAGCGGGTGCGGCGCTTCGCCAAGGCGCTGGCCGCTGCCGGGGCCCGCGTCGAGTTCGAGGACGAGCGCCTGACCACCCGCCTCGCGCAGCGGCAGGTGAGTGGCGGCGGACTCCCCATGACTCGTCGCCGCGAGAAGGGCCTGCTCGACGAGGGGGCGGCCGTGCTGATCCTGGAGTCGTACCTGAGGCGCGTCGGAGGACCGACGTGACGACCGACGACGCCCCCGCCCCGCCGCGCCGCCGTGGAGGGCGAGCCTGGGCGCTCGCTCTGCTGCTGGTCGTCCTGACGGTCGCCGGCGGGCTTAGCGCCGTGCGGTTCGTGCTCTCCCCGCCGAGCGCCACTCCCACCGTGGTCGAGTTCGAGGTGCTCCCGGGTTGGGGCGGCGCGCGCGTGGCCGCGGCGCTGGCGGAGGCCGGGCTGATCCGCTCCGCCCTCGCCTTCGAGTTGCTGCTGCGCTTCACGCACCTCGACCGCAAGCTGGGCGAGGGGCTCTACGACCTGTCGCCCGCGATGACCAGCCGCGAGGTCGCCGCCGCGCTCGCCGCCGGGGGGCGCCCGCGCACCGTGCGCATCGTGGTGCCCGAGGGGTGGCGGGCCGCCGCCGTCGTGGCCCGCTTGGCGGCCAACGGCCTGGGGGCCACGCCGGAGCTGGAGGCGCTGGTGCGGTCGCCCGGGAGCCTCGCGCCGCCCGGGCTGCCGGCCGGCGACTCCCTGGAGGGTTACCTCTTCCCCGCCACGTACGACCTGCCGGTGCACTCCACGGCGTCTCAGGCGTTGGGCGCAATGGTGGCGCGCTTCGAGGAGGAGGTGACTCCCGCCGTGGCCGTGGCGCTCGTAGACTCGGGCCTAGGCGTTCACGACTGGGTGACGCTGGCGAGCATGGTGCAGGCCGAGGCGGCGTCGGAGGCGGAGATGCCAGTGATAGCCGGCGTCTTCCTCAACCGGCTCGACCTGGGGATGCCGCTGCAGTCCGACCCTACCGTCGCCTACGGGCTGGGCAAGGCGCTGCCCGAGCTGAGCGCGCCGGCGGGCGACCTGCGCCGCGACACGCCGTGGAACACGTACACCCGCTCCGGCCTCCCCGCCGGACCCATCGGCAACCCGGGCGCCGAGGCGCTGCTGGCCGTGCTGACGCCGCAGCGCGAGAACCCGGAGGGCGTGCCCTACCTCTACTTCCTGCACGGTAGCGACGGCGGCACGCCGGTGTTCCGCCCCAACACGGACCTACCCGCTCACAACCGCGACGTGGAGCGATTCCTGCGCGGGGGTCGCTGAGCGCGGNNNNNNNNNNNNNNNNNNNNNNNNNNNNNNNNNNNNNNNNNNNNNNNNNNNNNNNNNNNNNNNNNNNNNNNNNNNNNNNNNNNNNNNNNNNNNNNNNNNNTCGGCCCCCTCGCCGGTCCGCGCGCCGTCGTCGGGGCGCGAGTTCCGGCCCCCCTTCAGCCGTCCCGCCCGGCGGAGCGCTTCGGTGAGCAGGAACTCGATCTGGGCGTTGACGCTGCGCAGGTCGTCGGCGGCCCACTTCTCGACGGCGCCGTGGACGGCGGGGTCGAGGCGGAGCAGGAAGCGCTTCTTCTCGGCCATGGCGACTCCGCCGCCTCAGCCACCCCTGGCGAGGTGGTGAGTCAGGAAGTCGGCGATGTCGTTGGTGAGCCTGGTCGAGACGAGGGCGTCAGGGCCGGGCAGCGCGGCGCTGCGCGCCGGCCCGTCGGTCTCGACCAGGTCGTGCGTGAGGTCGGGGTAGAGGTGGAGCTCCGCGTGGGGAGCCGCGGCGGCGAGGAGGGTGGCGTCGAGCACCGTGACCTGAAGGTCCTTCTCTCCCTGGAAGATGCCGACGGGCGCGGTCACGCCGCGCGCCTCGGCGGCCGGGCTGACGGCGAACTCGCTGCGCAAGAGCCCGGCGGCGTTGACGAACATGCCGGCGAGGGGGTTCGCGCGCAGTTCGGGGGTGAGCTGCAGGCGCGTCCCCTCCGACGTCATCACGGCGTCGACCACCTCGCGCAGGCGCGCGTCGACCTCGGCGAGCTGCGTCGGAGAGGCCCCGGCCGCCGCCTGGCCGCCGACGACCTGCTCGCGCAGCAGGTCCTGGAGGGGCCTGCCTGGTGCGGCGACGAGGACGACCGCCCACGGCGCCACCCTGCCGCGGTTGGCGGCGTAGAGGGCGACGAGGCCGCCCTCCGAGTGGCCGATGAGCCCGAGCCTGCCTGCGTCGACGCCGGGTTGCGCCGTCAGGAAGGCGAACCAGTCGGCCGCGTTGCGCGCGTACGTGTCGATGGTGACCGCGTCGGCGTCGCCGGTGGACGGGGGTATCCCCAGCTTGGAGGCGCGCAGCACGCCGAAGCCGCGGCACGCGAGGGCGTAGGCCAGCTGGCGGTAGCCCTGGTTCACCAGGAGGGGCGGGGCGTTGCCGTCGAGGTCGACGGCCCCGGAGCCGGGGAGGAGCAGTAGCGTCGGCGCGGCCCTGCCCGCCTCGACGGCGGCGCGCGGGAGCGTCAACTTGCCGGCCAGCGTCGCGCCGGCGCTCGCCACGCTGACGTCGCGCTCGACGAGGCAGGCCGCGGCCGCCTCCAACGCGTCCTCGACCGCGTGCGTCTGCGCCACCGGCTCGCCCGGCGCGCGGCGCTCCATGCGGACGTTGCCGGGTTCGCTGGCCGCCACGAGGATGACTCCCTGCTCGTCGAGGTGGAGGGTCACCGCGACGGTCTGCGGACCCACCACCAGCTTCCCGTCGAGGCGCCAGGCCGACGGCACGCCGCCCGCCGCCGTCACGGTCGTGTCGGCGACGGGGGCTTCGAGCGTGAGGGTTCCGAGCGCCGCCACCTGCGGGACGATGATGGCGAACTCGCGGTCGCCGGCAGCGCGGTCGGCCATGACGCGGTCGACCATGACCTGGTAGCCGTCGATCAGGTTGTTGTCGAGGACGCTGACGGGTCCCGTCAGCGGCAAGGTCAGCGCCTGCTTGCGCCCGCCCTGGTCGATCGCGAAGTCGGCGGCGGTCTGCGAGAAGTCGACGTCGAGCGTGACCGGGACGCCCTGAACGCTTCCGGTGAGGTGGTAGCTGACGGCGCTGCCGTCGGCGGCCGTCTCGAGCGCATCCGTCAGGTCGACGGCGGTACCGATCTTGGCGTAGCCCCGCGTGGTGGCTCCGCCGGCCCCGGGCACGACGGTCATCCCGATCTCGCCCACCAAGGCGCCGCCGACCGACACGTCGTAGACGTGGGCGGCGGCGCCATCCTGGGCCTCGGCGGCGCCCAAGCCCAGGCACAGGAGCGCGGCGAGGACCGCCCCGAACCGGCCGCCGCGCGCCCGTGCCGAACCGCTTGTCTCAGTCATCGGGCATCAGCCTCCGTAGAGCGTCCCGGCGTTCACCACCGGCGTGACGCCCTGCTCGCTCGTGAGCGCCACCATCAGGTTGTTGGCCATGGCGGCGCGCTTCTCGTCGTCGAGCTCGACGACGCCCCGCTCCGCCAGGCCTGTCAGGGCGTCCTCGACCATGCCGACGGCCGCCTCGACGATGAGGCGCCGCGCCGACACGACCGCCTGCGCCTGTTGGCGCCGCAGCATGGCCTGGGCGATCTCGGGGGCGTAGGCGAGGTGGGTCAACCGCGCCTCCATGACGTCGACGCCGGCGACCTGCAACCGCTCCTCGAGCTCGGCCCGCAGGGCGGCGGCCAGCTCGTCCGGGTTCTCCCGCAGCGAGGCGCGCTTCTCGCCCGCGGCGTCGTAGGGGTAGCGGGTGGCCAGCCCGCGCAAGGCCGTCTCCGACTGGATGGCCACGAACTCCTCGTAGTCGTCCACGTCGAACACGGCCTTGGCGGACTCGGCGACGCGCCACACCACGACGGCGGCGATCTCGACCGGGTTGCCGTCGGCGTCGTTGACCTTCACGCGTTCGCTCGTGAAGTTGCGCACCCGCAACGACACGGCCTTCTTGACGGTGAACGGGTTGACCCACCAGAAGCCGGCGTTGCGAACCGACCCCGCGTAGGAGCCGAAGAACGTGAGGACGCGCGCCTGGTTCGGTTGGACCGCGACGAGCCCACCGGCCAACGTGGGGCCGGCGATGACGCCCAGGAGCCCCAGCACGAGGGGCAGGATGCTCTCGCTGACGCCGGCGTAGATGACGAGGGCTATCCCGACCAGGAACAGCGCCACGATCACGGCCAGGCCAAGGAACCCGTTGGCGGCCGATGCGGCTCTCTCGACTACTTGGTTCACGACACCTCCTAGTGGTATCGGGATGATATCACGCCGATACCACTAGTCGCTAGTCGGCCGACGGGGCCCGGACGGCCNNNNNNNNNNNNNNNNNNNNNNNNNNNNNNNNNNNNNNNNNNNNNNNNNNNNNNNNNNNNNNNNNNNNNNNNNNNNNNNNNNNNNNNNNNNNNNNNNNNNATGATATCACGCCGATACCACTAGTCGCTAGTCGGCCGACGGGGCCCGGACGGCCCGGCGGGACGCCACCCCCGGACCGCCGACCGCCCCCCGGGCCGGCCGCCCCCCAGGCCGGCCACCCGCGGGCGGCCGCCGCCGGCGGTTGGTAGAGTGCCCCGATGAGCATCAGGCCAGACAGTTGGATCCGGGCCAGGGCCCGCGAGGGGATGATCACGCCGTTCGAGGAGCGCCTGGTGCGAGCGGGCGTGATCAGCTACGGTCTCTCGAGCTTCGGTTACGACCTGCGCGCCGCGCCCGAGTGGCGCATCTTCGTCAACGCCTTCAACACGGTCGTCGACCCCAAGAACTTCGACACCCGCGGCCTGGTCGAGTCGGAGGGCGATACCTGCATCATCCCGCCCAACTCGTTCGTCCTCACGCGCTCCGTCGAGTACCTGCGGGTGCCGGAAGACACGATGGTCATCGCGCTCGGCAAGTCGTCGTACGCCCGCTGCTTCGCCGCAGACA
Proteins encoded in this region:
- the ruvX gene encoding Holliday junction resolvase RuvX is translated as MLALDVGDARIGLASGVVGSLLAFGRGALVRRGTRSDVPAVMALLAEEGAEVVVVGLPLRLSGEESAQTERVRRFAKALAAAGARVEFEDERLTTRLAQRQVSGGGLPMTRRREKGLLDEGAAVLILESYLRRVGGPT
- a CDS encoding SPFH domain-containing protein, with protein sequence MNQVVERAASAANGFLGLAVIVALFLVGIALVIYAGVSESILPLVLGLLGVIAGPTLAGGLVAVQPNQARVLTFFGSYAGSVRNAGFWWVNPFTVKKAVSLRVRNFTSERVKVNDADGNPVEIAAVVVWRVAESAKAVFDVDDYEEFVAIQSETALRGLATRYPYDAAGEKRASLRENPDELAAALRAELEERLQVAGVDVMEARLTHLAYAPEIAQAMLRRQQAQAVVSARRLIVEAAVGMVEDALTGLAERGVVELDDEKRAAMANNLMVALTSEQGVTPVVNAGTLYGG
- a CDS encoding alpha/beta hydrolase; this encodes MTETSGSARARGGRFGAVLAALLCLGLGAAEAQDGAAAHVYDVSVGGALVGEIGMTVVPGAGGATTRGYAKIGTAVDLTDALETAADGSAVSYHLTGSVQGVPVTLDVDFSQTAADFAIDQGGRKQALTLPLTGPVSVLDNNLIDGYQVMVDRVMADRAAGDREFAIIVPQVAALGTLTLEAPVADTTVTAAGGVPSAWRLDGKLVVGPQTVAVTLHLDEQGVILVAASEPGNVRMERRAPGEPVAQTHAVEDALEAAAACLVERDVSVASAGATLAGKLTLPRAAVEAGRAAPTLLLLPGSGAVDLDGNAPPLLVNQGYRQLAYALACRGFGVLRASKLGIPPSTGDADAVTIDTYARNAADWFAFLTAQPGVDAGRLGLIGHSEGGLVALYAANRGRVAPWAVVLVAAPGRPLQDLLREQVVGGQAAAGASPTQLAEVDARLREVVDAVMTSEGTRLQLTPELRANPLAGMFVNAAGLLRSEFAVSPAAEARGVTAPVGIFQGEKDLQVTVLDATLLAAAAPHAELHLYPDLTHDLVETDGPARSAALPGPDALVSTRLTNDIADFLTHHLARGG
- the mltG gene encoding endolytic transglycosylase MltG — protein: MTTDDAPAPPRRRGGRAWALALLLVVLTVAGGLSAVRFVLSPPSATPTVVEFEVLPGWGGARVAAALAEAGLIRSALAFELLLRFTHLDRKLGEGLYDLSPAMTSREVAAALAAGGRPRTVRIVVPEGWRAAAVVARLAANGLGATPELEALVRSPGSLAPPGLPAGDSLEGYLFPATYDLPVHSTASQALGAMVARFEEEVTPAVAVALVDSGLGVHDWVTLASMVQAEAASEAEMPVIAGVFLNRLDLGMPLQSDPTVAYGLGKALPELSAPAGDLRRDTPWNTYTRSGLPAGPIGNPGAEALLAVLTPQRENPEGVPYLYFLHGSDGGTPVFRPNTDLPAHNRDVERFLRGGR